The genomic stretch CCAGGATCCCGGCAGCATAATTGGTTAAACAACTGATACCCAGTACCTGCATATCCAATTGAAATGCAGCCATAGCTTCATGAATCGTTGACATTCCTACTGCATCAGCATTTTTCAATCTGAGAAACCGGATCTCAGCCGGAGTTTCATAGCTGGGTCCATTCAGGCCGGCATAGGATCCGGTCTTTAAAGAAATCCCTGTGCTTTCCGCAACCTGTAGAATCTTTTCCAGTTTAGAAGCATCAAAAATATGCTCCGGCTCGGGTTGATTCTTATAGATGGAACGTCCGGTCAGATTTAGAAATCGAGTAATGAGCATCAGGTCACCCGGAGCATATTCCTTGCGAATGCTACCGGCGGCATTGGTCAAAATTATGGTTTTTGCACCCAACGCCTGTAGGATATGAATTGGATAGACTACCTGCTCCAGTGAATAGCCTTCATAAAAATGGACTCTGCCCGAGTTAACCAGAACAGGAACCTCACCAAGATATCCATGGACCAGCTCTCCGGAGTGCCCTTCTACTGTCGATACGGGGAAACCCGGGATATCTGAAAAGGAGATACGGGTTGTCCGGTCCAGGGTTTCAACAAAATTTCCTAAGCCGGAACCTAATACCAAAGCGATATCAGCTTTGAATATCCCTTTCCTGCGAATTTTATGAATCGCTTCGACAGGCTGTTTATTGATCATAATATTTTCTACTTCTCTCCTTGAGCTATTGTGCTTAGTTGACCGCAGGCTGCATCGATATCATCACCCTGACTCCAGCGTACAGTTACCCCAAAGCGAGCCCCTTTTAATGTATCCAGGAAGGTGTTTATTCTGGTATTTGAAGGTCTTTTATATGCTTCCGCCACCTCATTATAGGGAATTATATTCACCTTACAGAATACCTGATTGGCAATCTTGATCAGTCGTCTGGCGTCGCCAATACCATCATTAATACCCGCCATCAACACATACTCAAAGGTCAGCATGTTGCTGGATGTTTTGGTATATTCCTGACAGGCTGTTACCAGATCAGCAATATTCCATTTTTTATTGATTGGCATCAAGCGGGTTCGGGAAGTGTCATCGCTGGCATTCAGACTAACCGCTAATTTGTAGCGGTGGCCTTCTTCGGTGAATTGTTTGATCTGGGGTACCAAGCCACTGGTTGAGATGGTGATCTTACGGGCACCGTGAGCAAATCCCAATTCTGCATTAAGAATATCAGCAGCCCGAATGACTTGAGCATAATTATGAAAAGGTTCGCCCATACCCATGAAAACAATATTGGTAATGGGGCGGTCACTAAAGCGTCTGACATGGAGGAGTTGATCAGCGATCTCACCACTGGTCAGATTGCGTTTCAGTCCCATTTTTCCTGTGGCACAGAAATCACAATCAAGGGCACAACCAACTTGAGATGAGAGACAAACGGTGACTCGTTTACTTTCCGGAATGAGGACGGTTTCCACGAACTGTCCATCATTCAAGCGAATCAGGAATTTGGAAGTTTCCTGGGTTTCAGATGTTTGTACCTGGTGTACAGTAGACAAAAGCAAACTGCAGTTTTGCTCCAGATCCTGAATCAAGGTCTTGGACAAATTGGTCATT from Candidatus Neomarinimicrobiota bacterium encodes the following:
- a CDS encoding purine-nucleoside phosphorylase; amino-acid sequence: MINKQPVEAIHKIRRKGIFKADIALVLGSGLGNFVETLDRTTRISFSDIPGFPVSTVEGHSGELVHGYLGEVPVLVNSGRVHFYEGYSLEQVVYPIHILQALGAKTIILTNAAGSIRKEYAPGDLMLITRFLNLTGRSIYKNQPEPEHIFDASKLEKILQVAESTGISLKTGSYAGLNGPSYETPAEIRFLRLKNADAVGMSTIHEAMAAFQLDMQVLGISCLTNYAAGILDQPLNHAEVMETGRRVREDFAKLLSGLVYTLV
- the rlmN gene encoding 23S rRNA (adenine(2503)-C(2))-methyltransferase RlmN — encoded protein: MSNTLIQLKNFSQPELEDWVKTRSEKTFRGRQLFQWIWQKGVEDFQEMTNLSKTLIQDLEQNCSLLLSTVHQVQTSETQETSKFLIRLNDGQFVETVLIPESKRVTVCLSSQVGCALDCDFCATGKMGLKRNLTSGEIADQLLHVRRFSDRPITNIVFMGMGEPFHNYAQVIRAADILNAELGFAHGARKITISTSGLVPQIKQFTEEGHRYKLAVSLNASDDTSRTRLMPINKKWNIADLVTACQEYTKTSSNMLTFEYVLMAGINDGIGDARRLIKIANQVFCKVNIIPYNEVAEAYKRPSNTRINTFLDTLKGARFGVTVRWSQGDDIDAACGQLSTIAQGEK